One window from the genome of Bacillus tianshenii encodes:
- a CDS encoding biotin--[acetyl-CoA-carboxylase] ligase codes for MSSPMRKKLLEVFSEYEGEFISGQKMSELLGCSRTAVWKHIEELRKDGYELEAVQRKGYRIIATPDKITENEIRLGLKTEKLGQNIHYEESVDSTQKIAHELANSEASEGTIVVSDEQTLGRGRLDREWYSPKGTGIWTSIILRPNIPMQQAPQLTLLTAVSVVRGIKRATGIDCEIKWPNDILINGKKIVGILTEMQADADRVRSIIIGVGMNINHQLDHFPEELQSIATSLAIEKGEPINRAKVLQAVLKEMEELYVDYLNEGFDVVKVLWEAHAVTIGKRIRARLMNGVIEGMAKGITDDGVLLLEGNDGKLHHIYSADIEFPPTT; via the coding sequence ATGTCATCACCAATGAGGAAGAAATTATTGGAAGTATTTTCGGAATACGAAGGCGAATTTATTTCAGGCCAGAAGATGAGTGAATTACTTGGTTGTTCGCGCACAGCGGTTTGGAAACATATTGAAGAGCTGCGAAAGGACGGTTATGAGCTTGAGGCCGTCCAGCGCAAAGGTTACCGTATTATTGCTACTCCTGATAAAATTACTGAAAATGAAATACGGCTCGGATTGAAGACAGAGAAACTTGGGCAAAACATCCATTATGAAGAGAGTGTTGATTCGACTCAAAAAATCGCTCACGAGCTTGCTAATAGTGAAGCGTCAGAAGGAACGATTGTTGTGAGCGATGAGCAAACATTAGGACGTGGCCGTTTAGACAGAGAATGGTATTCTCCAAAGGGAACTGGTATTTGGACGAGTATTATTTTACGCCCGAACATTCCGATGCAGCAGGCACCTCAGCTTACGTTATTAACAGCCGTGAGTGTTGTACGTGGAATTAAGCGGGCAACTGGAATTGACTGTGAAATTAAATGGCCAAATGATATTTTAATTAACGGCAAGAAGATTGTCGGGATATTAACGGAAATGCAGGCAGATGCTGACCGCGTACGCTCGATCATCATTGGGGTGGGAATGAATATTAACCATCAGCTTGACCATTTTCCTGAAGAGCTTCAATCGATTGCGACATCACTTGCAATTGAAAAAGGCGAGCCGATTAATCGGGCAAAGGTGCTGCAAGCTGTGTTGAAAGAAATGGAAGAACTATATGTGGATTACCTTAACGAAGGGTTTGATGTCGTTAAAGTCCTATGGGAAGCACATGCTGTAACAATTGGTAAGCGTATTCGTGCGCGATTAATGAACGGTGTGATTGAAGGTATGGCGAAAGGGATTACAGATGACGGTGTCCTTTTGCTAGAAGGAAATGATGGTAAGCTGCACCATATTTATTCAGCAGATATAGAATTTCCTCCCACAACGTAA
- the nth gene encoding endonuclease III codes for MLTNKQIREVLDTMAEMFPDAHCELNHRNSFDLLIAVVLSAQCTDNLVNKVTKDLFQKYKTPEDYIAVPLEELQQDIRSIGLYRNKSKNIRKLCEQLIEKHGGEVPNDRKALENLPGVGRKTANVVLSVAFDVPALAVDTHVERVSKRLGICRWKDSVLEVEKTLMRKIPEEEWSDAHHRLIFFGRYHCKAQAPKCEVCPLLELCREGQKRMRKKAKVNA; via the coding sequence TTGCTTACAAACAAACAAATACGTGAAGTACTTGATACGATGGCAGAAATGTTTCCAGATGCACATTGTGAATTGAACCACCGCAATTCATTTGATTTATTAATTGCGGTCGTTTTATCTGCGCAATGTACCGATAATCTTGTGAACAAAGTAACGAAAGACTTATTTCAGAAATATAAAACACCTGAAGACTATATAGCTGTGCCGCTAGAAGAACTTCAGCAAGACATCCGTTCCATTGGCTTATACCGTAATAAATCGAAAAATATACGCAAGCTTTGTGAACAGCTGATTGAAAAACATGGCGGGGAAGTGCCAAATGATCGTAAGGCGTTGGAAAATCTTCCTGGGGTTGGTCGTAAAACCGCAAATGTTGTGCTTTCTGTAGCATTTGATGTGCCGGCACTAGCAGTTGATACACATGTTGAGCGTGTGAGTAAACGGCTTGGTATTTGCCGCTGGAAAGATTCCGTTCTTGAAGTGGAAAAAACGTTAATGCGCAAAATTCCTGAAGAAGAATGGAGCGATGCGCACCACAGACTTATTTTCTTTGGACGTTATCATTGTAAAGCGCAAGCTCCAAAATGTGAGGTTTGTCCATTACTTGAATTATGCCGTGAAGGGCAGAAGCGGATGAGAAAGAAGGCAAAAGTAAATGCTTAA
- the panC gene encoding pantoate--beta-alanine ligase, translated as MKVIQSIQEMQQQMKLLKKQNNEIGFVPTMGYLHDGHLTLVEQARRDNDIVVMSIFVNPLQFGPNEDFERYPRDFERDERLAEEKGIDILFYPHVNDMYPTELSVSMSVEKRTNVLCGSSRPGHFDGVVTVLAKLFNIVMCDRAYFGMKDAQQVAVVDGLVQDYNIPVELVPVEIVRELDGLAKSSRNVYLNETERQEAPRLYESLQLAVQKVLDGERNVEQLQAFIREHITTYTSGEIDYVEILSYPELKELTDLKGQFIIALAVKFEKARLIDNITMTI; from the coding sequence ATGAAAGTCATTCAATCAATCCAGGAAATGCAGCAGCAAATGAAGCTTCTTAAAAAACAAAACAATGAAATTGGGTTTGTGCCAACAATGGGGTACTTGCATGACGGTCACTTAACACTTGTGGAACAAGCACGTCGGGATAATGACATTGTTGTGATGAGCATTTTTGTAAATCCATTGCAATTTGGGCCAAATGAAGATTTTGAACGTTATCCACGTGACTTTGAACGAGATGAAAGACTTGCTGAAGAAAAAGGCATCGATATTTTATTTTATCCTCATGTTAATGATATGTATCCGACTGAGCTCTCAGTCAGTATGTCGGTTGAAAAGCGGACAAACGTGCTATGTGGCAGCTCACGTCCAGGTCATTTTGACGGGGTTGTAACTGTCTTAGCAAAGCTGTTTAACATTGTCATGTGCGACCGTGCTTATTTTGGTATGAAGGATGCACAGCAAGTTGCGGTCGTGGACGGGCTTGTTCAAGATTACAACATTCCTGTTGAACTTGTTCCGGTTGAAATTGTTCGAGAGCTTGACGGCTTAGCTAAAAGCTCACGTAACGTTTATTTAAATGAGACTGAACGACAAGAAGCTCCGCGCCTTTATGAAAGCTTGCAATTAGCGGTGCAAAAGGTTCTTGATGGTGAGCGAAATGTAGAGCAATTACAAGCTTTTATTCGAGAGCATATCACGACGTATACAAGCGGAGAAATTGACTATGTTGAAATCTTAAGCTACCCAGAGCTAAAAGAGTTGACAGACCTTAAGGGGCAGTTTATTATTGCTCTTGCCGTGAAGTTTGAAAAAGCGCGGTTAATCGACAATATTACAATGACGATTTAA
- a CDS encoding pyridoxal phosphate-dependent aminotransferase, with the protein MELAKRVSALTPSSTLAITAKAKALKAEGHDVIGLGAGEPDFNTPQHIIDAATKSMNEGHTKYTPAGGLPQLKEAIIEKFKRDQGLTYKPSEIIVGTGAKHALYTLFQVLVNPGDEVIIPTPYWVSYPEQVKLAEGTPVYVDAAEENDFKLTPEQLKSVITDKTVAVIINSPSNPTGTLYSKEELEALGKVALENNILIVSDEIYEHLVYGDNEHVSIAQLSPELKENTIIINGVSKSHSMTGWRIGYAAGNEQIIKAMTNLASHSTSNPTSMAQYGAIAAYEGSQEPVEEMRVAFEDRLNKVYEKLVQIPGFSCVKPKGAFYLFPNASEAAKKTGFDSVDDWVKAILEEEKVALVPGSGFGAPENVRLSYATSLDQLEGALERIERFMNNHM; encoded by the coding sequence ATGGAATTGGCAAAACGAGTTTCAGCGTTAACTCCTTCATCAACATTAGCAATTACAGCAAAAGCAAAAGCGCTGAAAGCAGAAGGACATGATGTAATTGGTTTAGGGGCAGGGGAGCCTGATTTTAACACACCACAGCACATTATCGATGCAGCAACAAAGTCGATGAACGAAGGACATACTAAATACACACCAGCTGGCGGCTTACCTCAATTAAAAGAAGCAATTATTGAAAAATTCAAACGCGACCAAGGACTTACATACAAACCATCTGAAATTATTGTTGGCACAGGAGCAAAGCATGCGCTTTACACATTGTTTCAAGTGCTTGTTAACCCAGGTGATGAAGTTATTATTCCAACGCCTTACTGGGTCAGCTATCCTGAGCAAGTGAAGCTTGCAGAAGGTACACCTGTTTATGTCGACGCAGCTGAAGAAAATGATTTCAAGCTGACGCCTGAACAATTAAAATCAGTTATTACAGACAAAACAGTAGCTGTCATCATTAATTCACCGAGCAATCCAACAGGAACGCTTTATTCGAAGGAAGAACTTGAAGCGCTTGGAAAAGTAGCTCTTGAAAACAATATCCTTATTGTTTCTGATGAAATTTATGAGCACCTTGTCTATGGAGACAATGAGCATGTTTCCATTGCACAGCTGTCACCTGAATTAAAAGAAAATACGATTATCATCAATGGTGTATCGAAATCTCATTCAATGACAGGCTGGCGTATTGGTTATGCAGCAGGTAATGAGCAAATCATTAAAGCGATGACTAACCTGGCAAGTCATTCAACGTCAAACCCGACTTCAATGGCTCAATACGGCGCAATTGCGGCGTATGAAGGGTCACAAGAGCCTGTAGAAGAAATGCGTGTTGCATTTGAAGATCGTTTGAATAAAGTGTATGAGAAGCTTGTACAAATTCCTGGTTTCTCATGCGTTAAGCCTAAGGGTGCCTTCTACTTGTTCCCAAATGCAAGTGAAGCTGCTAAGAAAACAGGCTTTGACAGTGTCGACGATTGGGTTAAAGCTATTCTAGAAGAAGAAAAAGTAGCGCTAGTCCCAGGCTCAGGCTTTGGTGCTCCTGAAAATGTACGTCTTTCATATGCGACGTCGCTTGACCAGCTTGAAGGCGCATTAGAGCGTATTGAGCGTTTTATGAATAACCATATGTAA
- the panB gene encoding 3-methyl-2-oxobutanoate hydroxymethyltransferase, whose amino-acid sequence MKQRMDFLKMKEAGEPITMLTAYDYPSAKQAEEAGVDIILVGDSLGMVVLGYDSTIPVTVDDMIHHTKAVRRGAPNTFVVTDMPFMSYHGSIADTMHNARRILQVSGAQAVKVEGAGDVIHTIARLTEAGVPVVAHLGLTPQSVGVLGGYRVQGKDADSARKLIEDAKKVEQAGAVALVLECVPQQLAAQLQAMLRIPLIGIGAGNGVDGQVLVYHDVLGYGSVHVPKFVKQYANVNDVMVDSLQQYVSEVKERSFPEEKHSFNMKETELQNLYGGRTE is encoded by the coding sequence ATGAAACAACGAATGGATTTTTTGAAGATGAAGGAAGCTGGAGAGCCGATTACAATGCTTACAGCCTATGACTACCCGTCTGCAAAGCAGGCAGAAGAAGCAGGAGTTGACATCATTCTTGTCGGTGATTCGCTAGGGATGGTTGTACTTGGCTACGATTCAACAATTCCAGTGACAGTTGATGATATGATTCACCATACAAAAGCCGTTCGTCGCGGCGCACCGAATACATTTGTCGTAACAGATATGCCGTTCATGTCCTATCATGGTTCGATCGCCGATACGATGCATAACGCACGTCGCATTCTACAAGTAAGCGGTGCTCAAGCTGTGAAGGTTGAAGGCGCTGGCGATGTCATTCATACAATTGCTAGATTAACAGAAGCAGGTGTTCCTGTTGTTGCACACTTAGGCTTAACTCCACAGTCCGTTGGTGTATTAGGTGGTTACCGTGTTCAAGGTAAGGATGCCGATAGCGCACGAAAATTGATTGAAGATGCGAAAAAAGTCGAACAAGCCGGCGCAGTAGCACTTGTGCTTGAATGTGTACCACAACAGCTTGCAGCACAATTGCAAGCGATGCTTCGTATACCATTAATCGGTATCGGTGCTGGGAATGGAGTAGATGGTCAAGTGCTTGTATACCATGACGTACTTGGTTACGGTTCTGTCCATGTTCCGAAATTCGTTAAACAATATGCAAATGTTAATGATGTAATGGTTGACAGTCTACAGCAGTATGTATCTGAAGTGAAAGAACGTTCTTTCCCTGAGGAAAAGCATTCGTTTAATATGAAAGAAACAGAATTGCAAAATTTATATGGAGGCCGTACTGAATGA
- the dinG gene encoding ATP-dependent DNA helicase DinG, which yields MFYRKDIIEPLNSALEVLEMDHRFVIIDIETTGNQPKKGDRIIQVGAVVVEGGLIVDRFSSFVSSNAKLTPFIQELTGITEDMLIDAPAFDEIAPTLLSMLENAYFVAHNVPFDLSFLQEEFENSGYRKFVGPCIDTVELARLLYPSVDGYKLSQLAEYFEVTHNNPHRADSDAEVTAEILLKLLTKLEHLPLTVLQRLERLAPHFHSDLEHYLKETVQEKITTLQTGEESFDIYRGLALRKVEEKPSSNHEISTETFSSFQPQLTTRMREIMSQYEERPGQSEMMKVVDEAFSSHQHLLVEAGTGTGKSLGYLLPAVFYAVENERPVVVSTHTIQLQEQLLERDIPLLEKILPFSFNGVLLKGRNHYLCLRKFEHALSDLYNDNYDTILAKAQMLIWLTETEHGDVEELNLPSGGQMLWSKVKSDAGSCLNRACPFYSRCFYHRKRRAAQEADIVVTNHALLFTDLTNETGVLPAYDEVVIDESHHMEETASEHFGEQLDYFAVNLTMNRLGMREEHELTSKMFGLAEFIDIDETVFIHLEQMEERITAVKAEADDLFRMLQVYAKENADNSRSDIGRISYRYDVGLESGPLWDSILETADRLKFQFRDLSRTMQKVSKFFDDKKEHLTPLQRGILIDYNGVKNQLDTMKMQVECLLLEKRENDVTWIEADANGALNATYLYSQPVEVSDLLADEFFAKKKSTVLTSATLAVNQSFSFIEKRLGLKDFQPLTAMIESPFSYREQVRLMIPSDTPNIKYVSNEEYTEHLAEQISELAEITEGRMLVLFTSYDMLKTVYKLVKKHSSPEAFNLIAQGVSGGSRTKLTKRFKQGERSVLFGTSSFWEGVDIPGEALSCLVIVRLPFSPPNSPVMSARSERLKAQGKSPFMELSLPQAIIRFKQGFGRLVRTQTDRGAVFVFDRRITTTRYGKKFIQSLPAVPVREAPSQTLYDELSRWL from the coding sequence ATGTTTTACAGAAAAGATATAATAGAGCCATTGAACAGCGCATTAGAGGTGTTAGAAATGGACCATCGCTTTGTAATAATTGATATAGAAACAACCGGAAACCAACCAAAAAAGGGCGACCGCATTATTCAAGTAGGTGCAGTTGTTGTTGAAGGTGGTTTGATTGTTGACCGCTTTTCAAGCTTTGTCAGCTCAAATGCAAAGCTTACTCCCTTTATTCAAGAGTTAACGGGTATTACAGAAGACATGCTTATCGACGCACCAGCGTTTGATGAAATTGCCCCAACATTGCTGTCTATGCTGGAAAATGCCTATTTTGTTGCCCATAACGTACCGTTTGACTTGTCTTTCTTGCAAGAAGAATTTGAAAACAGTGGCTATAGAAAATTTGTTGGGCCGTGCATTGACACGGTTGAGCTTGCACGCTTGCTGTATCCTTCTGTTGATGGGTATAAACTTTCACAGCTAGCGGAGTATTTTGAGGTCACCCATAATAACCCGCATCGAGCGGACAGTGATGCTGAAGTGACAGCAGAGATTTTATTGAAGCTGTTAACGAAGCTTGAGCATTTACCACTTACTGTTTTGCAGCGGCTAGAGCGGCTTGCTCCTCATTTTCATAGTGACCTGGAACATTATTTGAAGGAAACTGTTCAAGAAAAGATTACCACCCTGCAAACGGGAGAAGAGTCATTTGACATATACCGAGGCCTTGCTTTACGAAAGGTCGAGGAGAAGCCTTCAAGTAATCATGAAATCTCAACCGAGACGTTCAGTTCGTTTCAACCACAGCTCACTACCCGCATGCGGGAAATCATGAGTCAATATGAAGAGCGTCCAGGGCAAAGTGAAATGATGAAGGTTGTCGATGAGGCTTTCTCCTCTCACCAGCATCTACTTGTTGAAGCAGGAACAGGAACAGGTAAGTCGCTTGGCTATCTATTGCCGGCTGTTTTTTATGCAGTTGAGAATGAACGGCCAGTCGTTGTAAGCACACATACAATTCAGCTTCAAGAACAGCTGTTAGAACGGGATATTCCATTGCTAGAGAAGATCCTTCCGTTTTCATTTAATGGCGTGTTATTAAAGGGACGGAACCATTATCTTTGCTTACGAAAGTTTGAGCATGCGTTATCTGACCTTTATAACGATAATTACGATACGATCCTTGCTAAAGCCCAGATGCTCATTTGGCTGACAGAAACAGAACATGGTGATGTCGAAGAGTTGAATTTGCCTTCAGGAGGGCAAATGCTGTGGAGTAAAGTGAAAAGTGATGCAGGTTCCTGCTTAAATCGCGCCTGCCCATTTTATTCACGCTGTTTTTACCATCGTAAACGCCGTGCTGCCCAAGAAGCAGATATTGTCGTCACCAACCATGCTTTGTTGTTTACAGATTTAACGAATGAAACAGGCGTATTACCTGCCTATGATGAAGTTGTGATTGATGAATCACATCATATGGAAGAAACGGCAAGTGAGCATTTTGGTGAGCAGCTTGATTATTTTGCAGTCAACTTAACGATGAACCGCCTTGGCATGAGGGAAGAACACGAATTGACGTCTAAAATGTTTGGACTTGCAGAGTTCATTGATATAGATGAAACAGTATTTATACACCTTGAACAAATGGAAGAGCGTATAACAGCAGTAAAAGCAGAAGCAGATGACTTGTTCCGAATGCTTCAAGTATATGCAAAAGAAAATGCTGACAATTCACGATCAGATATTGGACGAATCAGCTATCGTTACGACGTCGGGCTGGAAAGTGGTCCACTTTGGGACAGTATTTTAGAAACAGCGGACCGTCTGAAGTTCCAATTTCGTGATTTAAGTCGAACAATGCAGAAGGTTTCCAAATTCTTTGATGATAAGAAAGAGCATTTAACCCCGCTGCAACGAGGCATTTTAATTGATTATAATGGCGTGAAAAATCAGCTCGATACGATGAAAATGCAAGTTGAGTGCTTGTTGCTTGAAAAGCGTGAAAATGATGTGACGTGGATAGAGGCCGATGCAAATGGTGCCTTAAATGCAACATATTTGTATAGTCAGCCTGTTGAAGTAAGTGACTTATTAGCGGATGAATTTTTCGCCAAAAAGAAAAGCACTGTGCTTACATCAGCTACACTTGCTGTTAATCAGTCTTTTTCATTTATTGAAAAGCGTCTAGGCTTAAAAGATTTTCAGCCGTTAACAGCGATGATTGAGTCGCCGTTTTCGTATCGTGAACAAGTACGGCTCATGATTCCTAGTGATACGCCAAATATTAAGTACGTGTCAAATGAGGAATATACCGAACATTTAGCAGAGCAAATTTCAGAGCTTGCAGAAATTACAGAGGGAAGAATGCTCGTTTTGTTTACGTCGTATGACATGCTGAAAACCGTCTATAAGCTTGTTAAAAAGCATTCATCTCCAGAAGCCTTCAATTTAATTGCACAAGGTGTAAGCGGAGGGAGCCGGACGAAATTAACGAAACGGTTCAAACAAGGGGAGCGTTCTGTTTTGTTTGGAACGAGTAGCTTTTGGGAAGGTGTTGATATCCCAGGTGAAGCATTGAGCTGCCTCGTTATCGTTCGATTGCCATTTTCACCACCAAACAGTCCGGTCATGAGTGCGCGTAGTGAACGGCTGAAAGCTCAGGGTAAAAGTCCATTTATGGAATTATCACTGCCGCAAGCAATTATTCGTTTTAAGCAAGGGTTTGGCCGCTTAGTACGGACGCAAACAGACAGAGGAGCTGTGTTTGTGTTTGACAGACGTATTACCACGACAAGGTATGGCAAGAAGTTTATTCAATCATTGCCTGCTGTACCAGTGCGTGAAGCTCCTTCCCAAACTTTGTATGATGAACTTTCAAGGTGGCTGTGA
- a CDS encoding DUF5590 domain-containing protein has protein sequence MRKWWWLLLIIPIILVWQAAALYQDTLSSEKDLQAKAIAKAKQAVDDLTVTDVEHYYGNQPYQVVYGTSNKESIYVWVPMNKKGKVITKKASEGWTKKRVKEHVMNEREPLNIIDIRLGMESGTPLWEVTYRDQQQRYTYYYLDFQSGELLKRYSLKTKGLKEEQ, from the coding sequence ATGAGAAAATGGTGGTGGCTGCTTCTTATTATTCCGATCATTTTGGTCTGGCAGGCTGCAGCACTTTATCAAGATACGCTTTCAAGTGAAAAAGACTTGCAAGCAAAGGCCATTGCAAAAGCTAAACAAGCAGTGGATGATTTGACGGTTACAGATGTGGAACATTATTATGGCAATCAACCTTATCAAGTTGTATACGGCACTTCAAATAAAGAAAGCATCTATGTGTGGGTGCCGATGAATAAAAAAGGCAAAGTCATAACGAAAAAAGCAAGTGAAGGTTGGACGAAAAAGCGTGTAAAGGAACACGTTATGAATGAGCGTGAACCTTTAAACATAATAGATATCCGCTTAGGAATGGAAAGCGGAACACCGCTTTGGGAAGTGACATATCGTGATCAACAGCAGCGTTATACATATTACTACCTTGATTTTCAAAGCGGGGAACTTCTTAAACGTTACAGTTTAAAAACAAAAGGACTTAAGGAGGAACAATAA
- the asnS gene encoding asparagine--tRNA ligase — MKTTISEVHKYAGKEVTIGAWLANKRSSGKIAFLQLRDGTGFIQGVMVKEEVDEEMFKVAKGLTQESSLYVTGIVREDERSPFGYELGVTNVEVIHEAVDYPITPKKHGTEFLMDHRHLWIRHKRQHAVMKIRNEIIRATYEFFNDNGFVKVDPPILTGTSAEGTTELFHTKYFDEDAYLSQSGQLYMEAAAMALGKVFSFGPTFRAEKSKTRRHLIEFWMIEPEMAFIEHAESLEIQEQYVSYVVQSVLKNCALELNALGRDTSKLENVKAPFPRITYDDAITLLHEKGFDDIEWGEDFGAPHETAIAESFDKPVFITHYPAKIKAFYMQPDPNRPEVALCADLIAPEGYGEIIGGSERIHDLDLMQKRYEDHGLAGGDAYKWYLELRQYGSVPHSGFGLGLERTVAWIAGVEHVRETIPFPRLLNRLYP, encoded by the coding sequence GTGAAAACGACAATTTCTGAAGTACATAAATATGCAGGAAAAGAGGTCACGATTGGAGCTTGGCTTGCAAATAAGCGCTCAAGCGGTAAGATAGCCTTCTTGCAGCTTCGTGACGGGACGGGCTTTATTCAAGGCGTCATGGTAAAAGAAGAAGTAGATGAAGAGATGTTCAAAGTTGCGAAAGGGCTTACACAAGAATCTTCCCTTTATGTAACAGGTATTGTACGCGAAGATGAGCGCTCACCATTTGGTTATGAGTTAGGTGTAACAAATGTTGAAGTAATTCATGAAGCAGTTGATTATCCGATTACTCCGAAAAAGCACGGTACAGAGTTTTTAATGGATCATCGTCACTTATGGATCCGTCATAAGCGTCAACATGCCGTCATGAAAATCCGAAATGAAATTATTCGTGCGACATATGAATTCTTCAATGACAATGGTTTCGTTAAAGTTGATCCACCGATCTTAACTGGGACATCAGCAGAAGGAACGACGGAATTGTTCCATACGAAGTATTTCGATGAAGATGCATACCTTTCACAAAGTGGTCAGCTTTATATGGAAGCAGCCGCAATGGCGCTTGGAAAAGTCTTTTCATTTGGCCCAACTTTCCGTGCAGAAAAATCAAAAACACGCCGTCATTTAATCGAATTTTGGATGATTGAACCAGAAATGGCTTTTATCGAACACGCTGAAAGTCTTGAAATCCAAGAACAATATGTCAGCTATGTTGTTCAATCTGTGTTGAAAAACTGTGCACTCGAATTAAATGCACTTGGTCGTGATACATCCAAGCTTGAAAATGTAAAGGCACCTTTCCCGCGTATTACGTATGATGATGCGATCACGCTTCTTCATGAGAAAGGTTTCGATGATATCGAATGGGGAGAAGATTTCGGTGCACCGCATGAAACAGCAATTGCGGAAAGCTTTGATAAACCTGTATTTATTACGCATTACCCAGCAAAGATCAAAGCATTCTATATGCAGCCTGACCCCAACCGTCCAGAAGTAGCTTTGTGTGCAGACTTAATTGCTCCAGAAGGTTACGGTGAAATTATTGGTGGCTCTGAGCGAATCCATGACCTTGATTTAATGCAAAAGCGCTATGAAGACCACGGCTTAGCTGGCGGAGATGCATATAAATGGTATTTAGAGCTTCGTCAATATGGTTCAGTCCCACATTCCGGCTTTGGCTTAGGTCTGGAGCGGACAGTCGCATGGATTGCAGGTGTGGAGCATGTTCGTGAAACGATTCCATTCCCTCGTCTATTGAACCGTTTATATCCTTAA
- a CDS encoding YpmA family protein: MEDKIEVLSTVRLKHSEDMYKIVDSLNRTLKEKDLMFGLALDEEDQDTAVFTIYRT, from the coding sequence ATGGAGGACAAAATTGAAGTTTTATCAACCGTCCGCCTTAAGCATTCAGAAGATATGTACAAAATTGTTGATTCATTAAATCGCACTTTAAAGGAAAAAGATTTAATGTTTGGTCTAGCACTTGATGAAGAAGACCAAGATACGGCAGTTTTTACAATATACCGCACGTAA
- a CDS encoding aspartate 1-decarboxylase: MFRTFMNAKIHRARVTEANLNYVGSVTIDEDLLDQAGIAPNEKVAIVNNNNGARLETYVIAGERGSGVLCLNGAAARLVHEGDIVIVISYALVPQEKIHEHKPKVLIMNEEDNTIKEIINAEPEATVL; this comes from the coding sequence ATGTTTCGTACATTTATGAATGCGAAAATTCATCGCGCACGTGTAACAGAGGCGAACTTAAATTATGTGGGCAGTGTAACGATTGATGAAGATCTTCTCGATCAAGCAGGCATTGCGCCTAATGAAAAAGTTGCTATCGTCAATAACAACAACGGAGCGCGCCTTGAAACGTATGTAATTGCTGGGGAACGCGGAAGTGGCGTCCTTTGCCTTAACGGCGCTGCAGCTCGTTTAGTGCATGAAGGTGACATCGTTATTGTCATTTCATATGCACTTGTACCACAAGAAAAAATTCATGAGCATAAGCCAAAAGTGCTTATCATGAATGAAGAAGATAATACGATTAAAGAAATTATCAACGCAGAGCCAGAAGCAACCGTGCTATAA
- a CDS encoding DnaD domain-containing protein, which yields MDRGQMIDWLAKGNTTVPLLLMEHYAKIGLNEHEMMLILHVQTYVERGNHFPTPDELSERMSVDVEACTNLLRSLLRKGALGIEEEKDISGVIYERYTLHPLWEKVCHYLEQQDKQQEKDLSQEEAAKIFQLFEQEFARPLSPMEYETLTLWIDKENHSPVLIKAALQEAVISGKLNLRYIDRILFEWQKNGIQTVEQAKQRSMNFRQHQTTKRQPQERGNKPINKKAVPFYNWLEQ from the coding sequence ATGGATAGAGGGCAAATGATTGACTGGCTCGCAAAAGGAAATACAACGGTTCCGTTACTATTAATGGAGCATTATGCGAAGATCGGGTTAAATGAGCATGAAATGATGTTGATTCTTCATGTGCAGACATATGTGGAAAGAGGAAATCATTTTCCAACCCCAGATGAACTTTCAGAGCGAATGAGTGTTGATGTTGAAGCTTGTACAAATTTATTGCGTTCATTACTTCGCAAGGGAGCGCTTGGGATAGAAGAAGAGAAGGATATATCAGGTGTTATTTATGAACGTTATACACTTCATCCTCTTTGGGAAAAGGTTTGCCATTATTTAGAGCAACAGGACAAGCAGCAAGAAAAAGACCTTTCACAAGAAGAAGCAGCAAAAATCTTTCAGCTGTTTGAACAAGAATTTGCTCGTCCGTTGTCACCAATGGAATATGAAACGCTCACACTTTGGATCGACAAAGAAAATCACTCACCTGTCTTAATTAAGGCAGCCTTACAAGAAGCGGTCATTAGCGGAAAGTTAAATTTACGCTATATTGACCGAATTTTATTTGAGTGGCAAAAGAATGGGATCCAAACAGTTGAGCAGGCAAAGCAACGAAGCATGAATTTCCGCCAGCATCAAACGACCAAAAGACAGCCGCAAGAGCGAGGTAACAAACCGATCAATAAAAAAGCTGTCCCGTTTTATAACTGGCTTGAACAGTAA